A section of the bacterium genome encodes:
- a CDS encoding diaminopropionate ammonia-lyase — protein sequence MPDGALEAAREFHRQIPGFRYSPLKGLSGLAGMLGLGGLWVKDEAERLSLSSFKVLGGSFAIYKFLARRLARETGDLTFAELTSAESRERLGEITFATATDGNHGRGVAWAASKLGQRSVVYVHSKTSRARIKAIENHGARVEIVDGTYDDAVRKIDRDAKRNGWQVISDTSWEGYEEIPIWIMQGYTTLFSEAQEQMAAQGLVRPSHVFIQAGVGALAASCVGFYHRVLGGDAPTCVVVEPSQAACLLKSARVGDGRAHHFPGDLDTIMAGLACGDPSPIAWDLLWDRADVFAAVPDYVAAKGMRVFGVPLDGDPAVISGESGAVTLGALMFAMEAPEGAALKRHLGLGADSQVLLVNSEGNTDPDYFRRVVWEGVNAVPEEHRYGH from the coding sequence TTGCCGGACGGCGCGCTCGAGGCAGCTCGCGAGTTCCACCGCCAGATCCCCGGCTTCCGGTACAGCCCGCTCAAAGGCCTGAGTGGTCTGGCCGGGATGCTGGGTTTGGGCGGCCTTTGGGTCAAAGATGAGGCCGAGAGGCTCAGTCTCAGCTCGTTCAAGGTTCTGGGTGGGTCGTTCGCCATCTACAAGTTCCTCGCGCGGCGACTGGCACGCGAGACCGGAGACCTCACGTTCGCCGAGCTCACCTCCGCCGAGAGCCGTGAGCGACTGGGGGAGATCACCTTCGCCACCGCGACCGACGGCAACCACGGTCGGGGCGTGGCCTGGGCGGCCAGCAAGCTCGGCCAGCGGTCGGTCGTCTACGTTCACAGCAAGACCTCGCGGGCCCGGATCAAGGCCATCGAGAACCACGGTGCCCGCGTCGAGATCGTCGATGGTACCTACGACGACGCGGTGCGAAAGATCGACCGCGATGCCAAACGAAACGGTTGGCAGGTGATCTCGGACACATCTTGGGAAGGCTACGAAGAGATACCGATCTGGATCATGCAGGGCTATACGACCTTGTTCTCGGAAGCACAGGAGCAAATGGCGGCGCAGGGCCTGGTCAGACCGAGTCACGTGTTCATTCAGGCCGGCGTCGGCGCTCTCGCAGCTTCCTGCGTTGGCTTCTACCATCGGGTACTCGGCGGTGACGCTCCGACCTGTGTCGTGGTCGAGCCCAGCCAAGCGGCCTGTCTACTGAAGTCGGCTCGGGTTGGAGACGGTCGGGCTCACCACTTCCCGGGGGATTTGGACACGATTATGGCGGGCCTGGCTTGCGGAGACCCGAGCCCGATCGCCTGGGACCTCCTGTGGGATCGCGCGGACGTCTTCGCCGCGGTGCCCGACTACGTCGCCGCCAAAGGCATGAGGGTCTTCGGCGTTCCCCTGGACGGCGATCCCGCGGTGATATCGGGCGAGTCGGGAGCGGTGACCCTGGGGGCTCTGATGTTTGCGATGGAGGCGCCGGAGGGCGCTGCGCTCAAGCGACATCTTGGTCTGGGCGCCGACTCGCAGGTTCTCCTGGTCAACTCGGAGGGGAATACCGATCCGGACTACTTCCGCCGTGTCGTCTGGGAGGGCGTCAACGCGGTGCCCGAGGAACACCGCTACGGGCACTAG
- a CDS encoding carbamate kinase, giving the protein MRELVVIAIGGNSLIRDSQHMTVFDQYRACGETSRHIAGIVEKGYRVIITHGNGPQVGFILLRSEMAREAIHEVPLDTCGADTQGAIGYQIAQTLDNELKRHGIDKTVAAVVTQAVVDRNDPGFQNPSKPIGPFYPNESAREHQANEGWIMREDANRGWRRVVPSPRPLEIVEE; this is encoded by the coding sequence ATGCGAGAACTCGTGGTCATCGCCATTGGCGGCAACTCCCTGATCAGGGACTCGCAGCACATGACGGTCTTCGATCAGTACCGAGCTTGCGGCGAGACCAGCAGACACATCGCCGGCATCGTCGAAAAGGGCTACCGGGTCATCATCACCCACGGCAACGGGCCCCAGGTAGGGTTCATCCTGTTGCGCTCCGAGATGGCCAGGGAAGCGATCCACGAAGTGCCCCTCGACACCTGCGGCGCCGACACCCAGGGCGCCATCGGCTACCAGATCGCGCAGACCCTGGATAACGAACTGAAGCGCCACGGCATCGACAAGACGGTCGCAGCCGTGGTGACGCAGGCGGTCGTCGACCGGAATGACCCCGGGTTTCAGAACCCATCCAAGCCGATTGGTCCCTTCTACCCCAACGAGTCGGCCCGGGAGCACCAGGCGAACGAAGGCTGGATCATGAGGGAAGACGCGAACCGAGGCTGGAGACGTGTGGTGCCGTCACCGCGGCCGCTCGAGATCGTCGAGGAGG
- the arcC gene encoding carbamate kinase — translation MSPSATASKLAVVAVGGNSLIADAAHATIFDQSATATATAHQIAAMIEQGWNLVITHGNGPQVGFILRRSEIGISEVPPIPMDYATSNTQGSIGYMFQRALRNEFRRRGIGREVVSLITQTLVDRNDSAFSEPTKPIGPHLDEATARQRAAEQGWVIREDSGRGWRRVVPSPRSVAIVELEVIRSLATGGTVAIACGGGGLPVFEDETGELRRVEAVIDKDDASSLLARELGAEMLLITTAVEKVAVNFGKPDQRWLSRLTLAEAREYQAQGQFAAGSMGPKIEAMIDFVEHCGGRGLITDPGNLTRALAGETGTEIVVG, via the coding sequence TTGAGTCCCTCAGCTACTGCCTCGAAACTGGCCGTTGTCGCAGTCGGCGGCAACTCGCTTATCGCCGATGCTGCGCACGCGACGATCTTCGACCAGTCGGCGACCGCGACCGCGACCGCTCACCAGATCGCCGCGATGATCGAGCAGGGCTGGAATCTGGTCATCACTCACGGCAACGGACCCCAGGTGGGCTTCATCTTACGGCGCTCGGAGATCGGAATCAGTGAGGTGCCCCCGATTCCGATGGACTATGCGACCTCCAATACCCAGGGCTCGATCGGGTACATGTTCCAGCGGGCGTTGAGAAACGAGTTCCGGCGCCGTGGCATCGGGCGCGAGGTGGTCTCGTTGATCACGCAGACGCTGGTGGACCGGAATGACTCGGCCTTCAGCGAGCCGACGAAGCCGATCGGTCCTCATCTCGACGAGGCGACCGCTCGTCAGCGGGCCGCCGAACAGGGCTGGGTGATCCGAGAGGATTCCGGGCGAGGCTGGCGCCGGGTGGTGCCGTCGCCTCGGTCGGTGGCGATTGTCGAGCTCGAAGTGATCCGCAGCCTGGCGACGGGGGGTACGGTGGCGATCGCCTGCGGCGGTGGGGGACTGCCGGTCTTCGAAGACGAGACCGGCGAGCTCCGGCGGGTCGAGGCGGTCATCGACAAGGACGACGCCTCGAGCCTCCTGGCTCGGGAGCTCGGCGCCGAAATGCTGCTGATCACGACCGCGGTGGAGAAGGTGGCAGTCAACTTCGGCAAGCCGGATCAGCGATGGCTGAGTCGGCTGACCCTCGCCGAGGCTCGCGAGTACCAGGCGCAGGGGCAGTTCGCCGCGGGAAGCATGGGCCCGAAGATCGAGGCGATGATCGATTTTGTAGAGCACTGCGGCGGGCGTGGACTGATCACCGACCCGGGGAATCTGACTCGCGCGCTGGCCGGCGAAACCGGCACCGAGATCGTCGTGGGCTGA
- a CDS encoding pyridoxal-phosphate dependent enzyme, translated as MIDSINEEVLAKSIARARERNIILPTFAEQKDPSRIPPKIVTGLAEVGLWDVNPLNLFRITWHNEAKEKGSGFGEGNWIEFPPELTGVDATIVGIVGEWFPTGAHKVGAAYGCLVPRLVSGNFDPTTQKAVWPSTGNYCRGGAYDCALLDCPAIAILPEGMSRERFEWLREIGTDEVIATPGTESNVKEIYDKCWELRHERGDKIVIFNQFEEFGNAIWHYQMTGSIIQQIYERHYKTENSRLAAYSSATGSAGTIAAGDYLRSQYPSLRVTAVEALQCPTLYQFGFGEHRIEGIGDKHVPWIHNVRNTDMVCAVDDEQTMQLLRLFNEEAGQNELVRRGVDQTLIDQLQLLGISSACNLVASIKTAKYYDMDSRDVLFCPLTDGMQLYASRLEEMRECYGSFSSEDALAAGARYLDGTTTDHMRELTYFDQKSLHNFKYFTWVEQQGRTSEELNRLWDDDFWKETFAQEQVDEWDRLIGRFNDATGLTKAL; from the coding sequence ATCATCGATTCCATCAACGAAGAAGTGCTCGCCAAGTCAATTGCCCGCGCTCGTGAACGCAACATTATTCTTCCCACCTTCGCCGAGCAGAAGGATCCCTCTCGAATCCCGCCCAAGATCGTGACGGGCCTCGCGGAGGTCGGCCTCTGGGACGTCAACCCGCTCAATCTGTTTCGCATCACCTGGCACAACGAGGCCAAAGAGAAGGGCAGTGGCTTCGGTGAGGGCAACTGGATCGAGTTCCCTCCCGAGCTGACCGGAGTCGACGCCACCATCGTCGGCATCGTTGGTGAGTGGTTTCCGACCGGCGCCCACAAGGTCGGCGCGGCCTACGGCTGCCTGGTGCCACGGCTGGTCTCCGGCAACTTCGACCCCACGACCCAGAAGGCGGTTTGGCCGTCGACTGGAAACTACTGCCGCGGCGGCGCCTATGACTGCGCGCTCCTCGACTGCCCCGCGATCGCCATCCTGCCGGAGGGCATGAGCCGCGAGCGATTCGAGTGGCTTCGGGAGATCGGTACCGACGAGGTCATCGCCACGCCCGGAACCGAGTCCAACGTCAAGGAGATCTACGACAAGTGCTGGGAGCTGCGCCACGAGCGCGGCGACAAGATCGTCATCTTCAACCAGTTCGAGGAGTTCGGCAACGCCATCTGGCACTACCAGATGACCGGGTCCATCATCCAGCAGATCTACGAACGGCACTACAAGACCGAAAACAGCCGTCTCGCCGCCTACAGCAGCGCCACCGGCTCGGCCGGAACCATTGCCGCCGGTGACTACCTACGCAGTCAGTATCCCTCTCTTCGCGTGACCGCAGTCGAGGCGCTCCAGTGCCCGACGCTCTATCAGTTCGGCTTCGGCGAACACCGCATTGAGGGCATCGGCGACAAGCACGTGCCCTGGATCCACAACGTCCGCAACACCGACATGGTGTGTGCCGTGGACGACGAGCAGACCATGCAGCTCCTGCGGTTGTTCAACGAAGAGGCGGGACAGAACGAGCTGGTCCGGCGCGGTGTGGATCAGACCTTGATCGACCAGCTGCAGCTGTTGGGCATCTCCAGCGCGTGCAACCTGGTCGCCAGCATCAAGACCGCCAAGTATTACGACATGGACTCGCGCGACGTGCTCTTCTGCCCGCTGACCGATGGCATGCAGCTCTACGCCTCGCGCCTCGAGGAGATGCGAGAGTGCTATGGAAGTTTCTCCTCAGAGGACGCGCTGGCTGCAGGTGCGCGCTACCTAGACGGCACGACAACCGACCACATGCGGGAGTTGACCTACTTCGACCAGAAGAGCCTGCACAACTTCAAATACTTCACCTGGGTGGAGCAGCAGGGGCGCACGTCGGAGGAGCTCAACCGGCTCTGGGATGATGATTTCTGGAAAGAGACCTTTGCACAGGAGCAGGTGGACGAGTGGGACCGGCTGATCGGACGATTCAACGACGCCACAGGTCTCACGAAGGCCCTCTAG
- the ygeW gene encoding knotted carbamoyltransferase YgeW, translating into MPEPMRSLIEELKMLRTNLSSHDFLLSWEQSEADLRAVLLTAEIFEQFYRAGIDARVFRGGLAVSIFRDKSTRTRFSFASAATLLGLSLMDFDETKTQVAHGETVRETANMISFLTEAIGVRDDMFIGEGHEYMVEVSEAVKQGFEEGVLPQKPSIINLQCDRDHPTQSMADLMHLRKTFGSLKALRGKKIAMSWAYSPSYGKPLSVPQGIVGLLTRFGMNVSLAHPEGYGLMPEIAPIARRQASESGGSFEIVHSIEEAFADADIVYPKSWAPYEVMQQRTEYLRAGQSQKLETLEGECLEMNAKHKDWECTEDMMAKTRDGKALYMHCLPADITGVSCEEGEVAASVFDRYRTATYYEAEHKPYVMAAMILLNRFEHPDRVLYKLLNRELPRRRG; encoded by the coding sequence ATGCCGGAGCCCATGCGATCGCTCATTGAAGAGCTCAAGATGCTACGCACCAATCTCAGCAGCCACGACTTCCTGCTTAGCTGGGAACAGTCTGAAGCTGACCTGAGAGCGGTGCTGCTGACCGCGGAAATCTTCGAGCAATTCTACCGCGCCGGCATCGACGCTCGGGTCTTCCGCGGTGGCCTCGCGGTTTCGATCTTCAGAGACAAATCGACTCGCACGCGTTTTTCCTTTGCCAGCGCCGCTACTCTGCTTGGCTTGTCGCTCATGGACTTCGATGAGACCAAGACGCAGGTGGCGCATGGCGAGACGGTACGCGAAACCGCCAACATGATCTCCTTCCTCACCGAGGCCATAGGAGTTCGCGACGACATGTTCATCGGCGAAGGCCACGAGTACATGGTCGAGGTATCCGAGGCGGTCAAACAGGGCTTCGAGGAAGGCGTGCTGCCGCAGAAACCCTCGATCATCAACCTGCAGTGCGATCGCGACCATCCGACTCAGTCCATGGCCGATCTGATGCATTTGAGAAAGACCTTTGGATCCTTGAAGGCCCTCCGAGGAAAGAAAATCGCCATGAGCTGGGCCTATTCCCCCTCGTACGGCAAGCCGCTGTCGGTGCCGCAGGGGATTGTCGGCCTGCTCACGCGCTTCGGCATGAACGTCAGCCTGGCTCACCCCGAGGGCTATGGCCTGATGCCGGAAATAGCCCCAATCGCCAGGCGGCAGGCCAGCGAGTCGGGGGGCTCGTTCGAGATCGTCCACAGCATAGAGGAAGCGTTCGCCGACGCCGACATCGTCTATCCCAAGAGCTGGGCGCCGTACGAGGTCATGCAGCAGCGAACCGAGTACCTGCGCGCCGGCCAGAGCCAGAAGCTCGAAACGCTCGAAGGCGAATGCCTGGAGATGAACGCCAAGCACAAGGACTGGGAGTGCACCGAGGACATGATGGCGAAGACCCGCGACGGCAAAGCTCTCTACATGCATTGTCTTCCCGCGGATATCACGGGCGTGAGCTGCGAGGAAGGTGAAGTCGCCGCCAGTGTCTTCGACCGCTACCGCACCGCCACCTACTACGAGGCCGAGCACAAACCGTACGTCATGGCCGCAATGATCCTGCTCAATCGTTTCGAGCACCCCGACAGGGTGCTGTACAAGCTGCTCAACCGCGAGCTACCGCGGCGCCGCGGCTAG
- a CDS encoding nucleoside deaminase translates to MQTDSPAPLIARFLEVIENDIAPLTQAGVQRGDKVFGAAVLSKADGALVVAGTNEETQCPLWHGEVVAIRRFHELPSGERPNPRECLFLSTHEPCSLCLSAITWAGFDNFYYLFSYEDSRDDFDIPHDLRILEEVFGCANGEYASENAYWKSNDLVAMIEAFDGTERDDLGAHVRQLRARYSELSLIYQESKSDNEIPLA, encoded by the coding sequence GTGCAGACCGACTCACCCGCGCCCTTGATTGCCCGTTTTCTCGAAGTGATCGAGAACGACATCGCCCCACTCACCCAGGCAGGCGTGCAACGAGGCGACAAAGTCTTCGGTGCGGCGGTTCTGAGCAAAGCCGACGGTGCGCTAGTCGTTGCGGGTACCAACGAGGAGACCCAGTGCCCCCTGTGGCACGGTGAGGTCGTGGCCATCCGGAGGTTTCACGAGTTGCCTTCCGGGGAACGACCGAATCCCAGGGAGTGCCTGTTTCTGAGCACCCATGAGCCGTGCTCGCTGTGCCTCTCCGCGATCACCTGGGCCGGCTTCGACAACTTCTACTATTTGTTCAGCTACGAGGATTCCCGCGACGATTTCGACATCCCGCACGATCTGCGGATCCTGGAAGAGGTCTTTGGCTGTGCCAACGGCGAATACGCGTCCGAGAACGCCTACTGGAAGAGTAACGACCTGGTTGCCATGATCGAGGCGTTCGATGGGACCGAGCGCGATGACCTTGGCGCTCATGTGCGGCAGCTGCGAGCTCGCTACTCCGAGCTGTCGCTGATCTATCAGGAATCGAAAAGCGACAACGAGATCCCCCTGGCCTAG
- the pyrB gene encoding aspartate carbamoyltransferase: MRSFNGRDILSLKGFERQDFFRIFEVAQELEPIARNRRNVDLLKHKTLVTAFYQPSTRTRLAHEAAMIRLGGQVTGFADDKMTRAGDFYQESIKDTVKMLEFYGDVIVMRHYQQGAPQEAAKWASIPVINGGDGWGEHPTQILTDLYTVLREKGRIDGLRWLAVGDMRMRTMHSLAYGLSQFDCPITFVCPHELAFTPEFTHELEGYNLNFTEADHVDQGIAEADVILVEPVVQPDYTKSRDERDGDVGLTPENFKITRELLATKGKSDAILLHSLPRMDEIPSDVDITHWSRYWQEAFYGVVMRMALLALVLGAKE, encoded by the coding sequence ATGCGCAGTTTCAATGGCCGGGACATTCTCTCGCTCAAGGGTTTCGAGCGCCAAGATTTCTTCCGTATCTTCGAGGTCGCCCAAGAGTTGGAGCCTATTGCTCGCAACCGGCGCAATGTCGACCTCCTGAAACACAAGACTCTCGTCACCGCCTTCTACCAGCCATCGACGCGGACTCGTTTGGCGCATGAAGCCGCCATGATCCGACTCGGCGGACAGGTGACCGGCTTCGCGGACGACAAGATGACCCGCGCAGGCGATTTCTACCAGGAGTCGATCAAAGACACGGTCAAGATGCTCGAGTTCTATGGCGACGTCATCGTCATGCGGCACTACCAACAGGGAGCGCCGCAGGAGGCCGCGAAATGGGCTTCGATCCCGGTCATCAACGGTGGTGATGGATGGGGCGAGCACCCGACCCAGATTCTGACCGATCTCTACACGGTGCTACGAGAGAAGGGCCGCATCGACGGACTCCGCTGGCTGGCGGTCGGCGACATGCGCATGCGCACCATGCATTCCCTCGCCTACGGCCTGAGCCAGTTCGACTGCCCCATCACCTTCGTGTGCCCCCACGAGTTGGCGTTTACTCCGGAGTTCACGCACGAGTTGGAGGGATACAACCTCAACTTCACCGAAGCCGATCACGTCGACCAGGGCATCGCCGAGGCGGACGTCATTCTGGTCGAGCCGGTCGTTCAGCCGGACTACACCAAATCGCGTGACGAACGCGACGGTGACGTGGGGCTGACTCCGGAGAACTTCAAGATCACCCGTGAACTGCTGGCAACCAAGGGCAAGTCCGACGCCATTCTGTTGCACTCGCTGCCGCGCATGGACGAGATTCCCTCCGACGTCGATATCACGCACTGGTCGAGGTATTGGCAGGAGGCCTTCTACGGCGTGGTCATGCGCATGGCGCTTCTGGCCCTCGTCCTCGGCGCCAAAGAGTAG
- the xdh gene encoding selenium-dependent xanthine dehydrogenase, producing MLEISFTLNGEPRKVSIRPEESVLETLRTRCGVTSPKDGCQPQGQCGCCLALVDGVAKTTCATSAAKIEGKEIVTLEGLPEEERQLIARSFVTVAGLQCGFCIPGIALRAKSFLDKTPDPTRDQIARSLAGHLCRCTGYTKILDAIELMARARRGEEIPEPCTDGRVGSSLARYTGSELTLGDRPYVDDMERPGMLHGAVLLSPHAQARVLRIDTSRAAAHPGVTAVATAQDVPGERWYGLVYDDWPGFVAEGEEVRCVGDILAAVAAIDEATAREAAAMIEVQYEVLEPVLDPEKALEQGAPRVNPAHANLLSSTTVRQGDAERALTESAHVVQGTWTTQRIEHLYLEPEAAVVEPAEDGKLRLYTQGQGIFDDRRQVARFLGIAEEDLYVELVPNGGAFGGKEDMSIQAQTALLARMTNRPVKIALTREESIRIHPKRHPVTMHYTVGCDEEGRLTAVKARMLGDSGAYASVGSKVLERAAGHACGPYKVANVDVISQGAYTNNPPCGAMRGFGANQVHFAMEGCMDLLAEKAGLDGWEIRWRNAVAVGDVFSTGQVLEKSVGIKKTLEAVKDAYYEAKNAGRATGIACGIKNSGIGNGAKEHGKAALAVESDGTVSIYNGFTEMGQGLLTIVIQCAVEVTGLPASVFSSRVDSTYELGCGQTTGSRGTLLAGRAVEDAARKLKVDLDAGQSLEELAGRTYTGEVVIDDTTAPGQVTDKVKTHTAFGFATQVCILDEDGKLDRFIAAHDVGRAINPALCEGQIEGSVHMGLGYALTEDLPCPDGMPATFKLRELGVIRAREMPEIEVMLIEDPEPEGPFGAKGVGEIGLVPTAGAVAGALEAFDGIRRYVLPMKDSAAAKATGVGRIRSLERGHNT from the coding sequence ATGCTAGAGATTTCCTTCACCCTGAACGGTGAACCCCGCAAGGTGTCGATCCGGCCCGAGGAGTCCGTGCTCGAGACGCTTCGAACGCGATGCGGCGTAACTTCGCCCAAGGACGGCTGCCAACCCCAGGGCCAGTGCGGATGCTGCTTGGCGCTGGTCGACGGAGTTGCCAAGACCACCTGTGCGACCTCGGCCGCCAAGATCGAGGGCAAGGAGATCGTCACCCTCGAGGGCCTGCCGGAAGAGGAGCGCCAACTCATCGCCAGGAGCTTCGTCACCGTGGCGGGCCTTCAGTGTGGATTCTGCATCCCGGGAATCGCGCTTCGAGCCAAGAGCTTTCTGGACAAGACGCCGGACCCGACTCGGGATCAGATCGCCCGCTCGCTGGCGGGGCACCTCTGCCGGTGCACCGGCTACACCAAGATCCTCGATGCCATCGAGCTGATGGCCAGAGCAAGACGTGGCGAAGAGATCCCCGAGCCCTGCACGGACGGCCGCGTCGGCAGCTCGCTGGCCCGCTATACCGGTTCGGAGCTGACTCTCGGCGACCGTCCCTATGTCGACGACATGGAGCGACCCGGAATGCTCCACGGAGCCGTGCTTCTGTCACCGCATGCACAGGCAAGGGTATTGCGCATCGACACTTCCAGGGCCGCGGCGCACCCGGGGGTGACGGCGGTAGCGACCGCCCAGGATGTTCCCGGCGAGCGCTGGTACGGTCTGGTCTACGACGATTGGCCGGGCTTCGTCGCCGAGGGCGAGGAGGTTCGCTGCGTGGGCGATATCTTGGCCGCCGTCGCCGCGATCGACGAAGCCACCGCGCGTGAAGCCGCGGCCATGATCGAAGTGCAGTACGAAGTCCTCGAGCCGGTTCTTGATCCCGAGAAAGCGCTCGAGCAAGGCGCGCCCCGGGTCAATCCCGCGCACGCCAATTTGCTCTCGAGCACGACGGTGCGCCAGGGCGATGCGGAGAGAGCGCTGACCGAGAGCGCCCACGTCGTCCAAGGCACCTGGACGACTCAACGCATCGAGCATCTCTACCTCGAGCCCGAGGCCGCGGTCGTCGAGCCGGCCGAAGACGGCAAGCTCAGACTCTACACCCAGGGGCAGGGCATCTTCGATGACCGCCGCCAGGTGGCCCGGTTTCTGGGCATCGCGGAAGAGGATCTCTACGTCGAGCTGGTGCCCAATGGCGGCGCCTTCGGCGGCAAAGAAGACATGTCGATCCAGGCGCAAACGGCGCTTCTGGCGCGCATGACCAATCGACCGGTCAAGATTGCCCTGACCCGGGAAGAGTCGATCCGAATCCATCCCAAGCGCCACCCGGTGACCATGCACTACACCGTCGGATGCGACGAGGAGGGGCGGCTGACCGCGGTCAAGGCGCGGATGCTCGGCGACAGCGGCGCCTACGCCTCGGTGGGCTCGAAGGTGCTCGAACGGGCCGCCGGTCATGCCTGTGGCCCCTACAAGGTCGCCAATGTCGACGTAATCTCCCAGGGGGCCTACACCAACAACCCGCCCTGCGGCGCGATGCGCGGGTTCGGCGCCAACCAGGTCCACTTCGCGATGGAAGGCTGCATGGATCTGCTCGCCGAAAAGGCCGGATTGGACGGCTGGGAGATCCGTTGGCGCAACGCGGTTGCGGTCGGAGACGTCTTCTCCACCGGGCAGGTTCTGGAGAAGTCCGTTGGGATCAAGAAGACGCTCGAGGCAGTCAAGGACGCCTACTACGAAGCCAAGAACGCGGGTCGCGCCACCGGCATCGCCTGCGGCATCAAAAACAGCGGCATAGGCAACGGCGCCAAGGAGCACGGCAAGGCCGCGTTGGCAGTCGAATCCGACGGCACCGTCTCGATCTACAACGGCTTTACCGAAATGGGTCAGGGGCTTCTGACCATCGTCATCCAGTGCGCGGTCGAAGTCACCGGGCTACCGGCCTCTGTCTTCAGCTCCAGGGTCGACTCGACCTACGAGCTCGGCTGCGGCCAGACCACCGGATCCCGTGGAACGCTCCTGGCCGGCCGAGCGGTCGAGGACGCCGCCAGGAAGCTCAAAGTCGACCTCGACGCCGGCCAGAGCCTGGAAGAACTGGCCGGACGAACCTACACCGGTGAAGTCGTGATCGACGACACCACCGCGCCCGGCCAGGTCACCGACAAGGTCAAGACCCACACCGCCTTCGGCTTCGCCACCCAGGTTTGCATTCTGGACGAGGACGGCAAGCTCGACCGGTTCATCGCCGCCCACGATGTCGGCCGGGCAATCAACCCGGCGCTCTGCGAAGGCCAGATCGAGGGCTCGGTGCACATGGGCCTGGGCTACGCGCTCACCGAAGACCTCCCCTGCCCCGACGGCATGCCCGCCACCTTCAAACTGCGTGAGCTCGGCGTGATTCGCGCCCGGGAGATGCCCGAGATCGAGGTCATGCTGATAGAGGATCCCGAGCCCGAAGGCCCGTTCGGCGCCAAGGGCGTGGGAGAGATCGGCCTGGTTCCCACCGCTGGCGCGGTGGCCGGCGCGCTCGAGGCCTTCGACGGCATCCGCCGATACGTCCTGCCGATGAAAGACTCGGCGGCGGCGAAGGCCACCGGCGTTGGCCGGATTCGCAGCCTCGAGCGGGGACACAATACGTAA